The stretch of DNA TTTTTCGCAGAATAAAGAATTGGCTCAGAAATTTATTGATTTTATGGTTTCACCTGAAGGCCAAAAAGTTTTCAAGAAAAATAAATATGTAACGGAGGAACCGAAATGAAAGCAAAAATAATTATATTGACATCTTTTGCAGCAATGCTGGCTGTGGTTTCATGCACAAAGGTTTCAGAGAAAGAAAACCAGGCTTCGCTGTTTGTTTATTGCGGGAGTTCGATGAGGCCGCCGATGGAAGAAATTGCAAAGCTTTATGAAAAAGAAAAAGGAGAGAAGGTTGTTTTTACGTTTGGCGATTCAGGGACTATCCTTATTCAGGCTGAACAATCGAAGATGGGGGATTTATACGTCAGCCACGAACCTTTTTCAACTTTAACTATGAAAAAGAAAACCGCTGATGAAACAAAAACTATAGCTTATTTGTATCCGATAATTGCGGTAAGGAAAGGTAATCCCAAGGGAATACACTCTTTTTCTGATTTGGATAAACAGGGAATCAGGTTAGGTTTACCGGATTCAAAATATTCAACCTGCGGGCAGATTGTCAGCGCAATGCTGAAAAAGGCCGGTTTAGAAGAAGCGGTTCAAAAAAATGTGGTTTTAAATACCAGGTCCAGCGGAGATCTTGGTAATGCTTTGAAATTAGGCACTATTGATGCGGCTGTAATGTGGGATGCTGTAGCGGCAATTTATTCCAACGAAATAGAAATAGCAAAAATTGAAAAGAAATATGAAATAGATGCAATCACTTCGGCAACTTTTGAGAAAGTTCGCATGGATAAAGTAGCTGTAACTGTTGTATTATTGAGTTTTTCCGAAAAAAAGCCCGAAGCCAAGCAGTTTATTGATTTTGTCTGCTCCCCTAAAGGCCAGGAAATTTTTAAACAAAAAGGTTTTTCTATACAATAAAAATCTCTGGTTTTTTTCTTGACAAATCTCTCCTAAACAAGTAGAATTATCAAACAAAATAAGACCCTATAAAACTGTAACAGTCTCCCTTTGCTCCATAGCAAAGAAATATGAGGGCTTTAATCCAAAAAGGAGGACCAAATGAGTCAATATGAGACTATTTTTATCTGCAAACCCGACCTGCCAAGCGACAAAGTTGCAAGCCTGACTGAAAAAGTCAAATCAATCATCACAGAGTCCACAGGGACTATCAATGCCGTAAACGAATGGGGAAAAAGAAGGTTGGCATATCCCATTTCCGGTTGTCAGGAAGGGATTTATGTATTCTTTGATTTTACCGCGCCCAGCGAAGCCGTAAACAAAGTGGAGACCTTCTACAAAATTACGGAAGAAATCATCCGTTTCATTTCGGTAAGAAAAGAATCCAGGATGAAGAAGAAACCCTTGCGCAAACCAAAAGACTCTCTCCGGGCAATTAAAAAGGAGGACTCCAGAAATGCCCCAGAAAATAAGGTTGCCAGAACAGAATAGTGTTACCATCGTAGGAAGATTGGCGGCAGACCCTGTTTTAAGATATACGCAGAAAGGGCAGGGTGTTTGCCGTTTTGATGCAGCGGTTAACAGAAGCTACAAAGATGCTACCGGCGAATGGCAGAAAGAGGTTAACTTTATTCCTGTTGTTGTGTGGCGCGATGCTGCAGTCCGCTGCAATGAACGCTTGAAAAAAGGAAGCCCGGTATTTGTGACCGGCCGTTTAAAAAACCGTTCCTGGGAAGATAAATCAGGCCAAAAACGTTCATCACTGGAAATTGAAGCCCAAAAAGTTCAGTTTTTACAGGTCATGGGAGATGACGCTTCAGAAGAAGGCGCATCGGAAGA from Elusimicrobiota bacterium encodes:
- the modA gene encoding molybdate ABC transporter substrate-binding protein; its protein translation is MKAKIIILTSFAAMLAVVSCTKVSEKENQASLFVYCGSSMRPPMEEIAKLYEKEKGEKVVFTFGDSGTILIQAEQSKMGDLYVSHEPFSTLTMKKKTADETKTIAYLYPIIAVRKGNPKGIHSFSDLDKQGIRLGLPDSKYSTCGQIVSAMLKKAGLEEAVQKNVVLNTRSSGDLGNALKLGTIDAAVMWDAVAAIYSNEIEIAKIEKKYEIDAITSATFEKVRMDKVAVTVVLLSFSEKKPEAKQFIDFVCSPKGQEIFKQKGFSIQ
- the rpsF gene encoding 30S ribosomal protein S6, with the protein product MSQYETIFICKPDLPSDKVASLTEKVKSIITESTGTINAVNEWGKRRLAYPISGCQEGIYVFFDFTAPSEAVNKVETFYKITEEIIRFISVRKESRMKKKPLRKPKDSLRAIKKEDSRNAPENKVARTE
- a CDS encoding single-stranded DNA-binding protein, which produces MPQKIRLPEQNSVTIVGRLAADPVLRYTQKGQGVCRFDAAVNRSYKDATGEWQKEVNFIPVVVWRDAAVRCNERLKKGSPVFVTGRLKNRSWEDKSGQKRSSLEIEAQKVQFLQVMGDDASEEGASEEKSAGLNKPVAEVPEETAGEEEIPF